A genomic region of Aspergillus oryzae RIB40 DNA, chromosome 1 contains the following coding sequences:
- a CDS encoding flavin-linked sulfhydryl oxidase ERV2 (mitochondrial sulfhydryl oxidase involved in the biogenesis of cytosolic Fe/S proteins), with protein sequence MANRHITRRILLGAAVSIFLLFVFFVRPQGPPSPAIRAPGHLEKASHSTLTKDDMVKGEVVMPKLGNETAKAELGRATWKYFHTMLARYPEDPTEEQQETLRSFIYLFARLYPCGECASHFQGHLKKYPPQVSSRNAASGWGCFIHNEVNTMLKKPIFDCNKIGDFYDCGCAKDEDTEDENEELKSRSHVDSKESDDIATSQRFEVSKEPWVFPLASPHISLSR encoded by the exons ATGGCGAACCGCCATATTACCAGGCGAATACTGCTTGGCGCTGCAGTCTCgatcttccttctctttgtcttcttcgtccgaCCTCAAGGCCCACCAAGCCCCGCGATCCGAGCACCCGGTCACCTGGAGAAAGCGTCTCAttcaacattgacaaagGATGATATGGTCAAAGGCGAGGTGGTGATGCCGAAGCTGGGCAACGAGACGGCTAA GGCGGAATTAGGGCGCGCTACGTGGAAGTATTTCCATACTATGCTGGCACGGTATCCAGAAGATCCGACGgaggagcaacaagaaaCTTTGCGCTccttcatttatttatttgCGCGATTATATCCATG TGGCGAATGCGCCTCGCATTTTCAGGGTCACTTGAAGAAGTATCCTCCGCAGGTATCATCACGCAATGCCGCGTCAGGATGGGGCTGTTTTATTCACAATGAGGTCAACACTATGCTCAAGAAGCCTATTTTCGACTGCAATAAGATCGGCGACTTTTACGACTGTGGCTGCGCCAAGGAcgaagacaccgaagacgagaacgaggAGCTCAAGAGTAGAAGCCATGTTGACTCCAAAGAAAGCGACGACATTGCTACTAGTCAGCGCTTTGAGGTATCCAAGGAACCGTGGGTTTTCCCCCTTGCTTCGCCCCACATCTCGCTATCACGATAG